In one window of Allochromatium tepidum DNA:
- a CDS encoding ATP dependent RNA helicase produces the protein MSALTHHLELDDLTRLEASHLRRRLADLIHQYVRDRSVALAETILCHIDALCLHPTDCREPDQLCAYRRLACHWRCLAEVQRLREQQGDSGWQP, from the coding sequence ATGTCCGCCCTGACGCACCACCTGGAACTCGACGACCTCACGCGCCTGGAAGCCTCGCACCTGCGCCGACGGCTTGCCGATCTCATTCATCAGTATGTCCGCGATCGCTCGGTCGCGCTGGCCGAGACCATCCTGTGCCATATCGACGCCCTGTGCCTGCACCCCACCGATTGTCGGGAACCCGATCAGCTGTGCGCCTATCGTCGGCTGGCCTGTCACTGGCGCTGCCTCGCCGAGGTGCAGCGTCTGCGCGAGCAACAGGGTGATTCGGGTTGGCAGCCTTGA
- a CDS encoding ADP-ribosylglycohydrolase family protein, with protein MCTDKASGTPSLRARYHGALLGLAAGDALGTTLEFTRPGTFEPITDMVGGGPFRLAPGQWTDDTSMALCLAESLIECRGFDAADQMRRYRRWRDEGYWSSTGRCFDIGNTVAGALNRFIDTGDPFAGVTDPHTAGNGSLMRLAPIPLAFARDPVAAVEQAGRMSRTTHGADEAVDACRYYAGLLIGALQGVEKPVLLAPHFAPVGVDWNQTPLAPAIATIAAGSFKERHPPAIRGTGYVVQALEAALWAFHTSDTFADGALKAVNLGEDADTTGAIYGQLAGAYYGVAAIPAPWRARLTHAESIARLADGLLDLAATD; from the coding sequence ATGTGCACTGACAAGGCTTCAGGTACGCCCTCACTCCGCGCTCGCTATCACGGGGCCCTGCTGGGACTGGCCGCCGGCGATGCGCTCGGCACCACGCTGGAGTTCACCCGTCCCGGCACCTTCGAGCCGATCACGGACATGGTCGGCGGCGGTCCCTTCCGGCTCGCCCCCGGCCAGTGGACCGATGACACCTCGATGGCGCTGTGTCTGGCCGAGAGCCTGATCGAATGCCGGGGCTTCGATGCCGCCGATCAGATGCGCCGCTACCGGCGCTGGCGGGACGAGGGCTATTGGAGCAGTACCGGGCGCTGCTTCGACATCGGCAACACCGTGGCCGGTGCCCTGAACCGCTTCATCGACACCGGCGATCCCTTCGCCGGCGTGACCGATCCCCACACCGCCGGCAACGGCTCGCTGATGCGTCTGGCCCCGATCCCACTGGCCTTCGCCCGTGATCCGGTCGCCGCCGTGGAACAGGCCGGGCGGATGTCGCGCACCACCCATGGAGCGGACGAGGCGGTCGATGCCTGCCGCTACTATGCCGGACTGCTCATCGGCGCCCTCCAGGGCGTGGAGAAGCCTGTGCTGCTCGCCCCGCACTTCGCCCCCGTGGGCGTCGACTGGAACCAAACACCCCTGGCCCCGGCCATCGCCACGATCGCCGCCGGTTCCTTCAAGGAGCGCCATCCCCCGGCCATCCGGGGCACCGGCTATGTGGTCCAGGCGCTCGAAGCGGCGCTGTGGGCCTTCCACACCAGCGACACTTTTGCGGACGGGGCGCTCAAGGCGGTCAATCTGGGCGAGGATGCCGATACCACCGGGGCCATCTATGGCCAGTTGGCCGGCGCCTACTATGGCGTGGCGGCGATTCCCGCGCCCTGGCGCGCCCGACTGACCCACGCCGAGTCGATCGCCCGCCTGGCCGATGGGCTACTGGATCTGGCGGCGACGGATTGA
- a CDS encoding IS66 family transposase: MAALSDEIRYSRRHPLIQRPTITHRPMPIPIQLPDIPEAERTPLVEQLLSLIEALMEANQRQAEQIQQLRDEIAILKGEKARPVFKPSGMEGSGQGAGGGEEGGEEKPRRAGSSKRAKTQELIIHEDCPIAPREEVPATARFKGYRDFIVQDLHIGAHNTRYRLEVWQTPEGEWLCGELPATVQGSHFGAGLRAYVLYQYHQCHVTQPLLREQLLEWGIDISVGQIDALLSGRNDVFFAEKDQLLEVGLEVSSYVTVDDSGARHQGRNGYVTHIGNDFFAWFSSSESKSRINFRRLLQAGEPFYSLNDEALAYWRAQGLPQAMCRALMAPPILELTTTTAWEAHLQTLGITQERHQRIATEGALLGGVLAKGLSRELVIVSDGAGQFAILLHALCWVHAERRIHTLIPLNERHRQDQQRVRAQLWALYADLKAYRCDPDPDAIAGLRARFKALFTQKTSWATLNALLKRLKAHQQELLLVLLRPDIPLHTNGSENDIRSYVKWRKISGGTRSDLGRRCRDTFASLKKTCRKLGISFWDYLNDRIGQVGAIPPLPEIVRQRALAAKGVP, encoded by the coding sequence ATGGCGGCGTTGTCTGACGAGATCCGTTACAGTAGGCGTCATCCCCTGATCCAGCGACCAACCATCACCCACCGCCCCATGCCGATACCGATTCAACTGCCTGACATCCCGGAAGCGGAGCGCACGCCGCTGGTGGAGCAGTTGTTGAGTCTGATCGAAGCGCTGATGGAAGCCAACCAGCGGCAAGCGGAGCAGATCCAACAGTTGCGCGATGAGATCGCGATCCTGAAGGGAGAGAAGGCGCGTCCCGTATTCAAGCCCAGTGGGATGGAGGGGTCAGGCCAGGGCGCGGGGGGAGGCGAAGAGGGCGGTGAGGAGAAGCCACGTCGGGCCGGTTCGAGCAAACGGGCCAAGACCCAAGAGCTGATCATTCACGAAGACTGTCCGATCGCGCCGCGCGAAGAGGTGCCGGCGACGGCGCGCTTCAAGGGCTACCGGGATTTCATCGTTCAGGATCTGCACATTGGGGCGCACAACACGCGCTATCGTTTGGAAGTGTGGCAGACGCCGGAGGGAGAGTGGTTGTGCGGAGAGCTCCCGGCCACGGTGCAGGGGAGTCATTTCGGGGCGGGTTTGCGCGCCTATGTACTCTACCAATACCATCAGTGCCATGTCACCCAGCCGTTGTTGCGCGAGCAACTCCTGGAGTGGGGAATCGACATCTCCGTCGGTCAGATCGACGCCCTGCTCAGCGGTCGCAACGACGTCTTCTTCGCCGAAAAGGACCAGCTCCTGGAGGTGGGGCTGGAGGTCAGCTCCTACGTCACGGTCGATGACTCCGGGGCGCGCCATCAGGGGCGCAACGGCTACGTCACCCACATCGGCAATGACTTCTTCGCCTGGTTCTCCAGCAGCGAAAGCAAGAGCCGGATCAATTTCCGGCGCCTGCTGCAAGCCGGTGAGCCGTTCTACAGCCTCAATGACGAGGCCCTGGCCTATTGGCGCGCCCAAGGTCTGCCTCAGGCCATGTGCCGGGCGCTGATGGCACCGCCGATCCTGGAACTGACGACGACCACCGCTTGGGAGGCCCATCTTCAGACCCTGGGTATCACCCAGGAGCGCCATCAGCGCATCGCTACAGAAGGGGCCTTGCTCGGCGGCGTCCTGGCCAAAGGGCTCTCACGCGAGTTGGTCATCGTCAGCGATGGCGCCGGACAGTTCGCCATCCTGCTCCATGCCCTGTGCTGGGTGCACGCCGAACGCCGGATTCATACGCTCATCCCACTCAATGAGCGCCACCGCCAGGATCAGCAGCGGGTGCGCGCCCAACTCTGGGCGCTCTACGCCGACCTCAAGGCGTACCGGTGCGACCCCGATCCCGACGCCATCGCCGGCCTACGCGCCCGCTTCAAGGCCCTGTTCACCCAGAAAACCTCTTGGGCCACGCTCAATGCGCTCCTCAAGCGCCTCAAGGCCCATCAGCAAGAACTCCTTCTCGTACTCCTGCGCCCCGACATCCCGCTACACACCAACGGTAGCGAGAACGACATCCGCAGCTACGTCAAATGGCGCAAGATCAGTGGCGGAACCCGCAGTGATCTGGGACGCCGCTGCCGCGACACCTTTGCCAGCCTGAAGAAGACCTGTCGTAAGCTCGGGATCTCCTTCTGGGACTACCTCAACGACCGGATTGGGCAGGTGGGCGCTATCCCGCCGTTGCCCGAGATCGTGCGCCAACGGGCTTTAGCCGCCAAGGGCGTGCCGTGA
- a CDS encoding YebG family protein, whose amino-acid sequence MIEIEYIVRDRRGVERLRTADKKAAEAYDRILENAERLADWLRAGSVLPNLPDEDLETLTVHLARHAREVELILKGKPVESGPDPVVNEPSPRVTNGVH is encoded by the coding sequence ATGATCGAGATCGAATACATCGTCCGTGACCGCCGGGGAGTGGAACGCTTGCGCACCGCCGACAAGAAGGCCGCCGAAGCCTATGACCGGATCCTGGAGAACGCCGAGCGGCTGGCCGACTGGCTGCGCGCCGGATCGGTGTTGCCGAACCTGCCCGATGAAGACCTGGAAACGCTGACGGTGCACCTAGCGCGTCATGCGCGCGAGGTCGAGTTGATCCTCAAAGGCAAGCCGGTGGAGTCCGGGCCGGATCCGGTGGTGAACGAACCGTCACCCAGGGTGACGAATGGCGTTCATTAG